One Pongo abelii isolate AG06213 chromosome 12, NHGRI_mPonAbe1-v2.0_pri, whole genome shotgun sequence DNA segment encodes these proteins:
- the TSPYL6 gene encoding testis-specific Y-encoded-like protein 6, with product MSLPESPHSPATLDHAPEDPHQGQRSREKSKATQVMADMFDGRLEPVVFPPPRLPEEGVAPQDPADSGHTFHILVDAGRSHGAIKAGQEVTPPPAEGLEAASDSLTTDCSLKNGFPGEETRGLGGEKALETCGAGRSESEVIAEGKAEDVKPEECAMLSAPVDEKPRGEEMDVAEENRAIDEVNRGAGPGSLNVGLHLNPLESIQLELDSVNAEADRALLQVERRFGQIHEYYLEQRNDIICNIPGFWVTAFRHHPQLSAMIRGQDAEMLSYLTNLEVKELRHPRTGCKFKFFFQRNPYFRNKLIVKVYEVRSFGQVVSFSTLIMWRRGHGPQSFIHRNRHVICSFFTWFSDHSLPESDRIAQIIKEDLWSNPLQYYLLGEDAHRARRHPIREPVEIPRPFGFQSG from the coding sequence ATGAGCCTCCCGGAGAGTCCTCACAGCCCCGCTACTCTCGACCATGCCCCGGAAGACCCGCACCAGGGCCAGAGGTCCCGAGAAAAGAGCAAGGCGACACAGGTAATGGCAGATATGTTTGATGGCCGCTTGGAGCCAGTCGTGTTCCCACCGCCTCGGCTTCCAGAGGAGGGGGTCGCGCCCCAGGATCCCGCAGATAGTGGCCATACTTTCCACATCTTGGTCGATGCGGGTCGCAGTCATGGAGCCATCAAAGCGGGGCAGGAAGTGACTCCACCACCCGCGGAGGGCTTAGAAGCAGCCTCTGACTCGCTGAcaactgactgcagcctcaaaaatGGCTTTCCGGGTGAAGAGACGCGCGGCCTAGGTGGGGAGAAGGCCCTAGAAACCTGTGGTGCAGGGAGGTCGGAGTCTGAAGTGATTGCAGAGGGGAAGGCCGAGGACGTGAAGCCTGAGGAGTGTGCCATGCTCTCAGCCCCAGTGGATGAGAAGCCAAGAGGGGAAGAAATGGACGTGGCGGAAGAAAACAGAGCAATAGATGAGGTAAACAGGGGGGCAGGGCCTGGGTCCCTGAACGTGGGTCTCCACCTGAACCCCCTGGAGTCCATCCAGCTGGAACTGGACTCCGTGAATGCAGAGGCTGACAGGGCCCTCCTGCAGGTGGAGCGCAGGTTTGGGCAGATTCATGAATACTACCTGGAGCAGAGGAATGACATTATTTGCAATATCCCGGGCTTCTGGGTCACTGCTTTCCGCCACCACCCGCAGCTGTCTGCCATGATTAGAGGCCAAGATGCCGAGATGTTAAGCTACTTAACCAATTTGGAAGTGAAGGAGCTCAGACACCCTAGGACAGGCTGCAAGTTTAAGTTCTTCTTTCAAAGAAACCCTTACTTCAGAAACAAGCTGATTGTAAAGGTATATGAGGTCAGATCCTTCGGCCAAGTGGTGTCTTTTTCCACTCTAATCATGTGGCGCCGGGGCCATGGACCCCAGTCCTTCATTCATAGGAACCGACATGTCatctgcagcttcttcacctgGTTTTCAGACCACAGCCTTCCGGAGTCCGACAGGATTGCTCAGATTATTAAAGAGGACCTCTGGTCAAATCCACTGCAGTACTACCTGTTGGGTGAAGACGCCCATAGAGCTAGACGTCACCCGATAAGGGAGCCAGTGGAGATCCCCAGGCCCTTTGGGTTCCAGTCTGGTTAA